Proteins found in one Mucilaginibacter gracilis genomic segment:
- the dacB gene encoding D-alanyl-D-alanine carboxypeptidase/D-alanyl-D-alanine endopeptidase — protein MMKKLLTLSLFLVSGFGYAQGLQQRLQLAFNRLQQDSQSRYASISLTVLDAKTGEQVFAVNPNMGLATASTLKTITSITAFNILGKDYQYTTSLLYNGNIDADGTLTGDIVIRGSGDPTLGSWRYPTATVSSVLNLWVDAIRKAGIKRIKGRIVGDDSAFGTQTIPEGWIWQDIGNYYGAGTSGLCWRENQFDIKLRTGRLGTPIGVAATVPTVPYLYFKSELLNAEAGTGDKSYAYLPIQGSVMYLRGTYAADQTKKSIAVALPDPAFDAAFRLADTLKALGIDVSQSASSIKTITEKNQTLPVGGTLLVDYHSPKLSQIIYWLNQKSINLYAEQLLKTLALASGKKVSTDAGVQVEQAFWKARGIDPRSLNIVDGSGLSPGDRVTTLTLATILQSAKGHDWFPDFYNSLPVYNDMKMKSGSINNVLTYAGYQTTKTGREVCFSIMVNNFSGSTSGIKQKMFEVLNELK, from the coding sequence ATGATGAAGAAACTACTAACGCTTAGCCTTTTTTTAGTATCAGGTTTTGGGTATGCGCAAGGGTTACAGCAAAGGCTGCAATTAGCCTTTAACCGTTTACAGCAGGATAGCCAAAGCCGCTATGCATCCATATCCTTAACCGTGCTTGATGCCAAAACCGGCGAGCAGGTGTTTGCCGTTAACCCAAATATGGGTTTGGCTACGGCATCAACCTTAAAAACTATTACAAGTATTACAGCCTTTAATATTTTAGGGAAAGATTACCAGTACACTACATCGCTATTATACAATGGCAACATTGATGCCGATGGCACCCTTACGGGCGATATTGTGATCCGCGGTAGCGGCGACCCTACCCTGGGTAGCTGGCGTTACCCAACAGCAACGGTAAGCAGCGTGCTTAATTTATGGGTTGATGCCATCCGCAAGGCTGGAATAAAAAGGATAAAGGGCCGTATAGTTGGCGACGATTCGGCATTTGGCACGCAAACCATCCCCGAGGGTTGGATATGGCAGGATATAGGTAATTATTACGGTGCGGGCACATCGGGCTTATGCTGGCGCGAAAACCAGTTTGACATTAAGCTGCGTACCGGGCGTTTAGGTACGCCGATAGGTGTTGCGGCAACCGTGCCGACGGTGCCATATTTGTATTTTAAAAGCGAGTTGCTTAACGCCGAAGCCGGTACGGGCGATAAATCATACGCATACCTGCCCATACAGGGCAGCGTAATGTATTTGCGGGGCACGTATGCTGCCGATCAAACCAAAAAAAGTATTGCGGTAGCACTGCCCGATCCGGCATTTGATGCCGCTTTCCGTTTGGCCGATACGCTAAAGGCGCTGGGTATTGATGTTTCGCAAAGCGCATCGTCAATAAAAACGATAACCGAAAAAAATCAGACTTTGCCCGTAGGTGGTACTTTGCTGGTTGATTATCATTCGCCAAAGCTTAGTCAGATAATTTATTGGCTTAACCAAAAAAGCATTAACCTTTACGCCGAGCAATTACTTAAAACGCTGGCACTGGCATCGGGCAAAAAGGTATCAACAGATGCAGGTGTGCAGGTTGAACAGGCTTTTTGGAAGGCCCGCGGCATCGACCCGCGTTCGCTCAATATTGTGGATGGCTCGGGCCTTTCTCCCGGCGATAGGGTAACTACGCTAACGCTTGCCACCATACTACAATCGGCCAAGGGCCACGATTGGTTTCCCGATTTTTATAATAGCCTGCCCGTTTACAACGACATGAAAATGAAGAGCGGTAGCATTAATAATGTACTTACTTATGCCGGTTACCAAACCACCAAAACCGGCCGCGAGGTTTGCTTTTCTATCATGGTAAATAATTTTAGCGGCAGCACATCGGGCATTAAACAAAAAATGTTTGAGGTGTTGAATGAGTTGAAATAG
- a CDS encoding HU domain-containing protein — protein sequence MDIAAVISELLEHHDTLVVPGLGTFYRSRLDGYYSKEQQQFYPPSLQLQFNTELQEDDGVLVAALASQKRVNAASAGYFLEKYVADVLQSAATETVMLGDLGTFIMRRNQLLFTPKKLNNNNELFYGLAPVKLRRNKLTPAVGAARAAMQMPATEKPSPFTAALLRGEPMPGKSLSSVNEKAPEPEAEEPEVVEKKPMHVNIWWLVLILFILVSCIGLVVAYKYKPALFDRFRHSGTVSLSEDERRRRTADSIQHAIEEQKSLGLLPNVDTGTQNKIVSVEAPKDTFAIVEAKFTTLDKAKAAFAGWTNDRYPLMIHRDPGNSDFPYQLVLALYTSVDSANVHLDEYKKELSLPKIYIQQFPYKK from the coding sequence ATGGATATAGCTGCCGTTATTAGTGAACTGCTTGAACACCATGATACCTTGGTTGTTCCGGGGCTTGGCACATTTTACCGAAGCCGGCTCGATGGTTATTATAGTAAAGAACAGCAGCAATTTTATCCGCCATCTTTACAACTCCAGTTTAATACCGAGTTGCAGGAGGATGATGGCGTGCTGGTTGCTGCTTTAGCGAGCCAAAAGCGTGTTAATGCGGCATCGGCAGGTTATTTTTTAGAAAAATATGTTGCCGACGTTTTGCAATCGGCAGCTACCGAAACGGTAATGCTTGGCGATTTGGGCACATTTATTATGCGCCGCAATCAGCTATTGTTTACGCCCAAAAAGCTTAACAACAATAATGAGTTATTTTACGGTTTGGCACCTGTAAAGTTGCGCCGTAATAAGTTAACCCCCGCAGTTGGTGCTGCGCGGGCGGCTATGCAAATGCCAGCTACCGAAAAACCATCGCCATTTACGGCTGCACTGTTGCGCGGCGAACCTATGCCCGGCAAATCGTTAAGTTCGGTAAACGAAAAGGCACCCGAACCGGAAGCAGAAGAACCCGAGGTTGTTGAGAAAAAACCAATGCATGTAAATATTTGGTGGTTGGTGTTAATTTTATTTATACTGGTAAGCTGTATAGGTTTAGTAGTAGCATACAAGTATAAGCCCGCCTTGTTTGATAGATTTAGGCACTCTGGCACCGTTTCACTTTCCGAAGATGAGCGCAGGCGCCGCACTGCCGACTCGATACAGCATGCTATAGAAGAACAAAAGAGCCTGGGTTTATTACCCAATGTAGATACCGGCACGCAAAATAAAATTGTGAGCGTGGAAGCACCAAAAGATACTTTTGCCATAGTGGAAGCAAAGTTTACCACGTTAGACAAGGCAAAGGCTGCATTTGCCGGGTGGACTAACGACCGGTATCCGTTAATGATACATCGGGACCCCGGTAATTCTGATTTTCCATATCAACTTGTATTAGCACTTTACACCAGTGTAGATTCGGCTAACGTACATCTCGACGAGTATAAAAAGGAATTGAGTTTACCTAAAATTTATATACAACAGTTTCCATACAAAAAATAA
- a CDS encoding APC family permease, which translates to MENQTPPQELKRELGLLDGTMLVVGSMIGSGIFIVSADITRSVGSAGWVIAVWLITGFMTLTAAVSYGELSAMFPKAGGQYVYLKESYNKLIAFLYGWSFFAVIQTGTIAAVGVAFSKFAAYLYQPLSEQHILYQIKTGVDQLGNDKFFSISAAQAMSIVIIVLLTFINTRGVEGGKWIQRIFTLTKILSLFGLIVFGLIALKGDVWHANWTNAWHMHEIKLDGTNGLMDYTLPIALGAIAGSMVGSIFSSDSWNSVTFIAGEMTNPKRNIGLSLFLGTLIVTVIYVMANVVYIGVLPMHDIATAARDRVGVAASQQIFGNAGTKIMAVMIMISTFGCNNGLIMSGARVYYTMAKDGLFFKQTGTLNKFAVPEFGLWIQCVVACALSLSGSYGNLLDMISLVAVIFYILTIGGIYILRVKRPDAERPYKAFGYPILPAIYILMGLAFCIVLLIYKPEYSRGGLYIVLSGIPIYFLAKRYLGNDEETTNA; encoded by the coding sequence ATGGAAAACCAAACACCACCGCAAGAATTAAAACGCGAACTGGGCTTGCTTGATGGCACTATGCTTGTTGTAGGCTCAATGATAGGCTCGGGCATATTTATTGTAAGCGCCGATATTACCCGCAGCGTAGGTTCGGCAGGCTGGGTAATTGCTGTTTGGCTCATTACCGGTTTTATGACACTCACCGCCGCCGTAAGCTACGGCGAACTAAGCGCCATGTTCCCCAAGGCGGGAGGCCAATATGTTTATTTAAAAGAATCCTATAACAAGCTAATAGCCTTTTTATATGGCTGGAGCTTTTTTGCCGTAATACAAACCGGAACCATTGCCGCCGTAGGTGTGGCCTTCTCTAAATTTGCGGCCTATTTGTATCAGCCTTTAAGCGAGCAACACATACTATACCAGATAAAAACCGGGGTCGACCAATTGGGTAACGATAAGTTTTTTAGCATAAGTGCAGCCCAGGCTATGTCTATCGTAATTATTGTGCTGTTAACTTTTATAAATACCCGTGGCGTAGAAGGCGGTAAATGGATACAGCGCATATTTACGCTCACAAAAATATTGAGTTTGTTTGGTTTAATTGTTTTTGGTTTAATAGCCTTAAAAGGCGATGTATGGCACGCCAACTGGACAAACGCCTGGCATATGCACGAAATTAAGCTTGATGGCACCAATGGCCTGATGGATTATACTTTACCCATTGCCCTGGGGGCCATAGCCGGATCAATGGTTGGCTCTATTTTCAGTAGCGATTCGTGGAACAGCGTAACCTTTATAGCTGGCGAAATGACAAACCCTAAACGTAATATTGGTTTAAGCTTGTTTTTAGGTACCTTAATAGTTACCGTTATTTATGTAATGGCTAACGTGGTTTATATTGGCGTTTTACCTATGCACGATATTGCTACCGCAGCCAGAGACAGGGTTGGTGTAGCCGCTTCGCAACAAATATTTGGCAATGCGGGTACTAAAATTATGGCTGTTATGATTATGATTTCAACATTTGGTTGTAACAACGGTTTAATTATGTCGGGAGCGAGGGTGTATTATACAATGGCTAAAGACGGTTTATTTTTTAAACAAACAGGCACTTTAAATAAATTTGCCGTTCCCGAATTTGGCCTTTGGATACAGTGCGTAGTTGCCTGCGCGCTATCGTTAAGCGGTAGTTATGGTAACTTGTTGGATATGATATCGTTAGTTGCCGTAATATTTTACATACTTACCATTGGCGGTATTTACATTTTAAGGGTTAAACGCCCCGATGCAGAACGGCCATACAAAGCCTTCGGTTACCCCATTTTGCCTGCTATTTATATTTTAATGGGCCTTGCATTTTGTATCGTACTTTTAATTTACAAGCCCGAATATTCACGGGGCGGTTTATATATTGTTTTATCAGGTATCCCAATTTATTTCCTGGCTAAACGTTATTTAGGTAATGATGAAGAAACTACTAACGCTTAG
- a CDS encoding tetratricopeptide repeat protein codes for MSRTVAQQNQSFEIYRTYHAALDLFSKRAFVAAAEQFRLVEKSRVKTSNQPEFESQLSLIKENCQYYEAVCALELGNDDAETKLLEFIKEHPENPFTKLAYFQIGKSYYKQGNYQLAIVWFDKVHAGELSGSENTEYKFFKGYAYFSLESYKKAQLLFSEVKNKKSPYTEDATYYFAYIAYLNKDYSIALVNFEKLKDSKKYEASYPYYITSVYFLDKRYDDVLNYAIPILTNTHQLYETEMLRLVAAAYFAKADYVNSVKYYDRFQYQDLGKTQNTQDTYQIGYANYKVAKYEKAAKELEQLVDRKDTYSQSGSYTLGDVFLKLNNKQSARNAFFVASKLDFDPQLKEDALYEYCKLSYELDFNGQALDATRLYLRTYPKTTKLNEVKILLAEELLNSRNYKEAIDILEPLPNKNESAKAAYQKVTYYRGLEFYNERAFENAIGVFLRSLDSPMDPKITVLTTYWMAEAMFEVRKYEESVETFEKFLDMPEAKYTPVYNYANYALGYAAFGGEQYKKAATYFERFIAGDETDKNSINDAITRTADSYFVLKQYGKAMDNYDKIINEHQKGEDYALFQRGMIQGLQGALDTKINTLNDVLRQFPTSNYADDASFEIAYTYFLKNNGDLAKTDLQAMIQKYPRSSYVPRALVTEGLIDYNAGRDSLAVTSFKQVISDYSSTDEAKQALKQIEKIYTDKGDAQTFITYAATTPIGNYTSAEQENIMYTAANNLYLRADWQGTVNAVNAYFDKFPKAIYDKQAKFIRAQSLVSLDRGDEAVSDYNYILNDWTSTYTEKSLISMSRLYINKKKYNEAVVFLKRLETNSEYKADYSFAVNNLMLCYSEMEMPDDALKYVNLVRENTAASEEDKFKTNLYAGKAYLQKADTATAIKELNEVVAHTKTITAAEAMYNIANVQYLKHNYKTAQKTCFDLINKMASYDYWVAKTYLLLADNYTAQKDTFQAKATLQSIIDNYKADDDILPAAKQKLDILSPPTDIKKDDNKENKQ; via the coding sequence TTGTCGCGCACAGTGGCGCAACAAAATCAGTCGTTCGAAATTTACCGCACCTATCATGCCGCACTGGATCTGTTTTCAAAACGAGCTTTTGTGGCCGCAGCCGAGCAATTTAGGCTGGTAGAAAAATCGCGCGTGAAAACAAGTAACCAACCCGAGTTTGAATCGCAGCTTTCGTTAATAAAAGAAAACTGCCAGTACTATGAGGCTGTTTGCGCACTTGAATTGGGTAACGATGATGCCGAAACCAAACTTTTGGAGTTTATTAAAGAACATCCCGAAAACCCGTTTACCAAGCTGGCCTACTTCCAGATAGGTAAATCGTACTATAAGCAGGGTAATTACCAGTTGGCCATTGTTTGGTTTGATAAAGTACACGCCGGTGAACTGAGCGGAAGCGAAAATACCGAGTACAAGTTTTTTAAAGGATATGCGTATTTTTCGTTAGAGAGTTATAAAAAAGCGCAGTTGCTTTTTAGCGAAGTGAAAAACAAAAAGTCGCCATATACTGAGGATGCTACTTATTACTTTGCCTACATTGCCTACCTTAATAAAGATTACAGCATAGCACTGGTTAATTTTGAAAAACTTAAAGATTCAAAAAAATACGAAGCCAGCTATCCATATTACATTACTTCGGTTTACTTTTTGGATAAACGGTATGACGATGTTTTAAACTATGCTATCCCAATTTTAACCAATACCCACCAACTGTACGAAACCGAAATGCTGCGTTTGGTTGCGGCAGCGTACTTTGCCAAGGCCGATTATGTTAATTCGGTAAAATATTATGATCGCTTTCAATACCAGGATCTCGGTAAAACCCAAAACACACAGGATACTTACCAAATAGGCTATGCTAATTATAAAGTTGCCAAATACGAAAAGGCCGCTAAAGAACTGGAGCAACTGGTTGATCGTAAAGATACCTACAGCCAAAGCGGCAGCTATACCCTGGGCGATGTGTTTTTAAAACTAAACAACAAGCAAAGCGCACGCAATGCATTTTTTGTAGCATCTAAACTGGATTTCGATCCGCAATTGAAAGAAGATGCCTTGTACGAATACTGCAAGCTATCGTACGAACTGGATTTTAACGGCCAGGCGCTTGACGCAACCAGGTTGTACCTGCGCACCTATCCTAAAACAACCAAGCTTAACGAAGTTAAAATTTTGTTGGCGGAGGAGTTACTTAACTCGCGTAACTATAAGGAGGCTATTGATATTTTAGAGCCGCTACCTAATAAAAACGAAAGTGCCAAAGCCGCCTACCAAAAAGTTACCTACTACCGTGGACTGGAGTTTTACAACGAACGCGCCTTTGAAAACGCAATAGGGGTTTTCTTGCGTTCGCTGGATTCGCCGATGGACCCGAAGATAACCGTACTAACCACCTATTGGATGGCCGAGGCTATGTTTGAGGTGCGCAAGTACGAGGAATCTGTTGAAACGTTTGAGAAATTTTTGGATATGCCCGAGGCTAAATACACTCCGGTGTATAACTATGCCAATTATGCCCTGGGCTATGCAGCCTTTGGCGGCGAGCAATATAAAAAGGCTGCAACCTATTTTGAACGCTTTATTGCTGGCGACGAAACTGATAAAAACAGCATTAACGACGCCATAACCCGCACTGCCGATAGCTATTTTGTGTTAAAGCAATATGGCAAGGCGATGGATAATTATGATAAAATAATAAACGAGCATCAAAAAGGCGAAGATTATGCCTTGTTTCAGCGCGGTATGATACAGGGTTTGCAAGGTGCGCTTGATACCAAAATAAATACCCTTAACGATGTATTGAGGCAGTTCCCAACATCAAATTATGCGGATGATGCTTCGTTCGAGATAGCGTATACTTACTTCCTTAAAAACAATGGCGATTTAGCCAAAACCGATTTGCAGGCTATGATACAAAAGTATCCGCGAAGCAGCTATGTACCACGAGCCTTAGTTACCGAGGGCTTAATTGATTACAATGCTGGCAGGGATAGTCTTGCTGTTACATCGTTTAAGCAGGTGATAAGCGATTACTCATCAACCGACGAAGCCAAACAGGCCCTTAAACAGATAGAAAAAATATATACCGATAAAGGCGATGCCCAAACCTTTATCACCTATGCGGCAACAACGCCAATAGGTAACTACACTAGTGCCGAGCAGGAAAATATTATGTACACCGCCGCTAACAACCTGTACTTACGGGCCGATTGGCAGGGAACGGTAAACGCTGTTAATGCTTATTTTGATAAGTTTCCCAAAGCTATTTACGATAAGCAGGCTAAATTTATACGGGCGCAAAGCTTGGTTAGTTTAGATAGGGGAGATGAGGCTGTGAGCGATTACAACTATATTTTGAACGACTGGACGAGTACTTATACCGAGAAATCGCTTATCAGCATGTCGAGGTTGTATATCAATAAAAAGAAATATAACGAAGCCGTTGTGTTTTTAAAACGACTGGAAACCAACTCGGAATATAAAGCCGATTATAGCTTTGCCGTTAACAACCTGATGCTTTGCTACTCGGAAATGGAAATGCCCGACGATGCACTTAAATACGTAAACCTGGTGCGCGAAAATACCGCAGCCAGCGAAGAGGATAAGTTTAAAACCAACTTATATGCCGGTAAGGCTTATTTGCAAAAGGCCGATACCGCTACAGCTATAAAAGAGCTTAACGAGGTTGTTGCCCATACCAAAACCATTACCGCTGCCGAAGCCATGTATAACATTGCCAATGTGCAGTACTTAAAACACAATTATAAAACGGCGCAAAAAACCTGTTTTGATTTGATTAACAAAATGGCCAGTTATGATTATTGGGTAGCCAAAACCTATTTGCTTTTAGCCGATAATTATACCGCTCAAAAAGATACCTTCCAGGCTAAGGCTACCTTGCAAAGTATAATTGATAACTACAAGGCCGATGATGATATTTTGCCTGCTGCCAAGCAAAAGCTTGATATTTTGAGCCCGCCAACCGATATAAAGAAGGACGATAATAAGGAGAACAAGCAATGA
- a CDS encoding TonB-dependent receptor has protein sequence MKLRYITTFVTVAAFFCLTHADAQVKKPAAKKLAAKTVKPTAKTNAAAKKVVGIAKRLTDTVKRGGQPNPTPVKDNNSLTEEIVVTTAYKPVLADAVKIRRNPDLEDKEPFKAPLHYNALDKALQDNTDIKQMPAMKIPKEKDADLRSSYAKLGVGSFKTTYGELYVDNGKDEALQVGGYLKHLAQNGSLYRQNFMKDDAGIFGKSIGDESSISGRINYNYRSNYFYGYDELNPPATLHVDKQHFSTLSGEAEIAKNYKDEDDQFIYALKLSGYNFTNAFQAKENNLTLSGYINQTISQFYAGLSGSVDFNTVKDSLYSFNNNIVRVNPYLKFQGTNYKIDAGINITSEFGGQTRFRLFPAAKLEFQVIPKYVRLFAEVRGDVNKSSLRDFSQANPFLGQDINVQNTVDQLDLAAGLKGMLAPGLGFKATFFRNSVKNMALFVNDFNFATGYNRFKVIYDGGNSRVSGFNGELDYKPADDLDIFGRIELKDYQLATEAQAWNLPKFVLTAGTAIKINDKVSITGSVLFHSDTKDMLSATQMASIKSFVDLSGGVEYKATNRLSIFGQVNNILNSTYQTWLYYPNYGFNIFGGVGYKF, from the coding sequence ATGAAATTAAGATATATAACCACCTTTGTTACCGTTGCTGCATTTTTTTGCTTAACCCACGCCGATGCACAGGTTAAAAAGCCGGCAGCAAAAAAGCTGGCAGCTAAAACTGTAAAACCAACAGCAAAAACCAATGCTGCTGCCAAAAAGGTTGTTGGCATTGCTAAAAGGTTAACCGATACCGTTAAACGCGGCGGGCAACCCAACCCAACTCCTGTTAAAGATAACAATAGCCTAACCGAAGAGATTGTAGTAACAACAGCCTATAAACCTGTTTTGGCCGATGCCGTAAAAATACGCCGTAACCCCGATTTGGAAGATAAAGAGCCCTTTAAGGCACCTCTGCATTACAATGCCCTTGACAAAGCTTTGCAGGATAATACCGACATTAAACAAATGCCGGCCATGAAAATACCCAAAGAGAAGGATGCCGATTTGCGAAGTAGTTATGCTAAATTAGGGGTAGGCAGTTTTAAAACCACCTACGGCGAATTATATGTAGATAACGGTAAAGACGAAGCCCTGCAAGTTGGCGGGTATTTAAAACACCTGGCGCAAAATGGCAGCCTTTACAGGCAAAACTTTATGAAGGATGATGCCGGTATTTTTGGCAAAAGTATAGGGGACGAATCGAGCATAAGCGGGCGGATTAATTACAATTACCGCAGTAACTATTTTTATGGTTATGATGAGTTGAACCCGCCAGCTACGCTGCATGTGGATAAGCAACACTTCAGCACCTTATCCGGCGAGGCCGAGATAGCCAAAAATTATAAAGACGAAGACGACCAGTTTATTTATGCACTAAAGTTAAGCGGCTATAATTTTACTAATGCTTTTCAGGCTAAAGAAAACAACTTAACCCTATCGGGATATATCAACCAAACTATAAGCCAGTTTTATGCCGGTTTAAGCGGGTCGGTTGATTTTAATACCGTGAAGGATAGCCTGTACTCGTTCAATAACAACATTGTGAGGGTTAACCCTTACCTTAAATTTCAGGGTACAAATTATAAAATTGATGCCGGTATTAATATCACCAGCGAATTTGGCGGGCAAACCCGTTTCCGTTTGTTTCCGGCGGCAAAGCTGGAGTTCCAGGTGATACCAAAATATGTGCGGCTGTTTGCCGAAGTTCGCGGCGATGTAAACAAATCCTCTCTGCGCGATTTTTCCCAAGCTAATCCATTTTTAGGTCAGGATATTAATGTGCAAAACACCGTAGACCAGCTTGACCTGGCTGCTGGTTTAAAAGGTATGCTTGCTCCGGGCCTGGGTTTCAAGGCAACGTTTTTCCGCAACAGCGTAAAAAACATGGCTCTTTTTGTTAACGATTTTAACTTTGCCACAGGTTACAACCGCTTTAAAGTTATTTACGATGGCGGTAACTCTCGCGTAAGCGGCTTTAATGGCGAACTGGATTATAAACCGGCAGATGATTTGGATATTTTTGGCCGCATAGAACTTAAAGATTACCAGCTTGCTACCGAGGCCCAGGCCTGGAATTTGCCTAAATTTGTTTTAACAGCAGGTACGGCCATAAAAATAAACGATAAAGTAAGCATCACCGGTTCGGTACTTTTCCATAGCGATACTAAGGATATGTTATCGGCTACGCAAATGGCAAGCATAAAATCATTTGTAGACCTAAGTGGAGGCGTAGAATACAAAGCTACCAACCGTTTGTCTATATTTGGCCAAGTAAACAATATACTCAATAGTACTTATCAAACCTGGTTGTACTATCCTAATTATGGGTTTAATATATTTGGGGGAGTGGGTTACAAATTTTAA
- a CDS encoding sodium-translocating pyrophosphatase: MDFFTNNLIYLIPVFGVVGIAVMMIKSAWVTKQDAGDGDMTELSGYIADGAMAFLRAEWKVLSYFVVVAAILLAYSGTTVATSSPVIAVSFIVGAFLSAFAGYLGMRIATKANVRTTQAAKTSLAQALKVSFTGGTVMGLGVAGIAVLGLGSMFIVLYTFYVKSVNGNVNGAEMEKALDVLAGFSLGAESIALFARVGGGIYTKAADVGADLVGKVEAGIPEDDVRNPATIADNVGDNVGDVAGMGADLFGSYVATILATMVLGREIKSVDNFGGIAPILLPMLIAGLGLLFSIVGASFVKIKNETDSVQKALNMGNWLSILLTAIASYFAVQWLMPDNMIIRNVNFTRNDVFLAIVVGLLVGTLMSIITEYYTAMGKRPVLSIIRQSSTGHATNIIAGLAVGMESTVLPILVLAAGIYGSFYFAGLYGVAIAAAGMMATTAMQLAIDAFGPIADNAGGIAEMSGLPPEVRERTDNLDAVGNTTAATGKGFAIASAALTSLALFAAFVGVAGIDHIDIYKADVLAGLFVGGMIPFIFSALCISAVGRAAMAMVEEVRRQFREIPGIMEYKAKPEYEKCVAISTKASIREMMAPGLIALITPIIIGFAFGPEVLGGLLAGVTVSGVLMGIFQSNAGGAWDNAKKSFEKGVEINGEIYYKKSEPHKASVTGDTVGDPFKDTSGPSMNILIKLMSIMSLVIAPHLNPNKVPPAATLKPTTIKVSKATAAVVTKLNTAQYQ, translated from the coding sequence ATGGATTTTTTTACCAATAATTTAATTTATTTAATACCCGTGTTCGGCGTGGTGGGCATCGCCGTGATGATGATAAAATCGGCATGGGTAACCAAACAAGACGCAGGCGACGGCGACATGACTGAATTATCGGGCTATATTGCCGACGGTGCAATGGCTTTTTTACGTGCCGAATGGAAAGTACTTAGCTATTTTGTTGTAGTAGCTGCCATTTTACTGGCATACTCGGGCACAACGGTTGCTACATCAAGCCCGGTAATTGCGGTATCGTTTATTGTGGGTGCGTTTTTATCGGCTTTCGCCGGATATTTGGGTATGCGCATAGCTACTAAAGCTAACGTGCGCACCACTCAGGCTGCTAAAACCAGTTTGGCACAAGCCTTAAAGGTATCGTTTACGGGCGGTACGGTTATGGGCTTAGGTGTAGCCGGGATAGCTGTTTTGGGTTTAGGATCCATGTTTATTGTTTTATATACCTTTTATGTTAAAAGCGTAAATGGCAACGTAAACGGTGCCGAAATGGAGAAAGCACTGGATGTACTGGCCGGATTTTCTTTAGGTGCCGAATCTATAGCCTTGTTTGCCCGTGTGGGCGGCGGCATTTATACTAAAGCTGCCGATGTTGGTGCCGACCTTGTGGGCAAGGTTGAAGCAGGCATCCCCGAGGATGATGTGCGCAACCCCGCCACCATTGCCGATAACGTAGGCGATAACGTGGGCGATGTAGCCGGTATGGGTGCCGATTTGTTCGGATCGTACGTGGCAACTATTTTGGCTACGATGGTTTTAGGCCGGGAAATTAAATCGGTTGATAACTTCGGTGGTATTGCCCCTATCCTATTGCCAATGCTGATAGCTGGCCTGGGTTTGTTGTTTTCTATAGTTGGTGCATCATTCGTAAAAATCAAAAACGAAACCGATAGCGTACAAAAGGCTTTAAATATGGGTAACTGGTTATCTATATTGTTAACCGCAATTGCTTCATACTTTGCCGTACAGTGGCTGATGCCCGATAACATGATTATCCGTAATGTTAATTTTACCCGTAACGATGTGTTTTTGGCCATAGTAGTTGGTTTGCTTGTAGGCACTTTAATGTCCATAATAACCGAATACTATACAGCAATGGGTAAACGCCCGGTGTTGAGCATTATACGGCAATCGTCTACAGGGCATGCTACCAATATCATTGCCGGTTTGGCCGTGGGCATGGAATCAACCGTGTTGCCAATTTTAGTATTGGCAGCCGGTATTTACGGCTCGTTTTACTTTGCGGGTTTATATGGTGTAGCCATTGCCGCCGCAGGTATGATGGCCACCACTGCCATGCAATTAGCTATTGATGCCTTTGGCCCAATTGCCGATAACGCCGGTGGTATTGCCGAAATGAGCGGGCTGCCGCCCGAAGTGCGCGAACGTACCGATAATTTAGATGCCGTGGGTAATACTACAGCCGCTACAGGTAAAGGTTTTGCCATTGCATCGGCAGCGTTAACTTCACTGGCTTTGTTTGCCGCCTTTGTTGGCGTAGCCGGGATAGACCATATTGATATTTACAAGGCCGATGTATTAGCCGGTTTATTTGTGGGCGGAATGATACCCTTTATATTTTCGGCACTATGTATATCGGCAGTTGGCCGTGCCGCTATGGCAATGGTTGAAGAAGTAAGGCGTCAGTTTAGAGAAATACCCGGCATTATGGAATACAAGGCTAAACCCGAGTACGAAAAATGCGTAGCCATATCAACAAAAGCTTCCATTCGCGAAATGATGGCTCCCGGTTTAATTGCTTTAATAACCCCTATTATTATAGGTTTTGCCTTTGGCCCCGAAGTACTGGGTGGTTTACTTGCAGGCGTTACCGTATCGGGCGTGCTGATGGGTATTTTCCAAAGCAATGCGGGCGGCGCGTGGGACAATGCCAAAAAATCGTTTGAAAAAGGTGTTGAAATTAACGGCGAGATTTACTACAAAAAATCCGAACCGCACAAGGCTTCCGTTACCGGCGACACCGTTGGCGATCCGTTTAAAGATACCTCCGGCCCGTCCATGAATATCCTCATCAAACTCATGTCAATCATGTCGCTGGTAATAGCACCGCATCTTAATCCTAATAAAGTTCCGCCTGCGGCTACGTTAAAACCTACCACAATTAAGGTAAGCAAGGCTACGGCAGCAGTAGTTACAAAATTAAATACTGCTCAATACCAGTAA